Proteins encoded in a region of the bacterium genome:
- a CDS encoding helix-turn-helix transcriptional regulator, giving the protein MVVENRVREMRQRLGMTQQELADAVGVSRQSINSIEQGRYIPSLPLALQLAKAFGRAADELFTLKETRA; this is encoded by the coding sequence ATCGTCGTCGAGAACCGCGTCCGCGAAATGCGGCAGCGGCTCGGCATGACGCAGCAGGAGCTGGCCGACGCGGTCGGCGTCTCCCGGCAGAGCATCAATTCGATCGAGCAGGGGCGCTACATCCCCAGCCTGCCGCTCGCGCTGCAGTTGGCGAAGGCCTTCGGGCGCGCCGCCGACGAACTCTTCACGCTGAAGGAAACCCGCGCATGA